The Papaver somniferum cultivar HN1 chromosome 3, ASM357369v1, whole genome shotgun sequence genome includes a region encoding these proteins:
- the LOC113360292 gene encoding uncharacterized protein LOC113360292, translating into MEKLSEFIKEKKMNLLDVISTSKPYKPMLCSTAIQSCIAPSPIRRIRQNPPTNYVFKIQSYSTISIYERCKSPSFGEKETGYTWQLCYYPKGKKEGGKGYFSIYLLITDTDKLGTDWDVKVDFRLFLFNHSKKNYLVQGKMQRCFSS; encoded by the exons ATGGAAAAACTGTCTGaattcattaaagagaagaagatgaatttaTTAGACGTGATTTCAACCAGCAAGCCATATAAACCCATGCTTTGTTCTACTGCAATACAAAGTTGCATAGCTCCATCGCCAATAAGACGCATTAGACAAAACCCACCAACAAATTATGTCTTCAAGATCCAATCTTATTCCACGATTTCAATATACGAAAGATGCAAATCTCCTTCTTTTGGAGAAAAGGAAACTGGATATACATG GCAGTTGTGTTACTACCCGAAAGGAAAGAAAGAAGGTGGTAAAGGTTATTTTTCTATCTACTTGTTAATAACAGATACAGATAAGCTTGGAACTGATTGGGATGTTAAGGTCGACTTCAGATTGTTCTTGTTCAATCATTCTAAGAAGAATTACTTAGTTCAAGGTAAAATGCAACGTTGTTTTTCGTCTTGA
- the LOC113357935 gene encoding probable inactive purple acid phosphatase 2, with amino-acid sequence MIRPLTFFLFIYLFIISSPAISSSVSITYSPKTLAKSGDLVNIQWNGVETPSEFDWLGIYSPPNSSNNSYIGYVYLSSCNKWRTGSCSIDLPLVNLRSKYEFRIFRWRDDDETGKKKVDPDHNPVPGTKHMLAKSQGALGFETGRGPEQIHLAFTDHEDEMRVMFITGDGKENYVKYGGDENAMNRVVNTFVSRYEREDMCDAPANHTTGWRDPGFIHDGVVKNLKSHKRYYYKVGSDAGGWSETHSFMSRANNSDETYAILFGDMGTATPYSTFHTTQDESVSTMKWILRDIEALGDKPIFISHIGDISYARGYSWVWDTFFTQIEPVASKVPYHVCIGNHEYNWPLQPWKPDLANMYGKDGGGESGVPYSLKFNMPGNSSSPTGTRAPATRNLFYSFDSGVVHFVYLSTETNFLPGSDQYNFIKHDLETVNRTKTPFVVVQGHRPMYTTSDEYRDAPLRSRMLQHYEPLFVKNKVSLAVWGHVHRYERFCPLKNFTCGEGDEALPVHIVIGMGGHDWQTLWTRRPSQTKYPIFPQPERSLFRTGEFGYTRLFATKEKLRLTFIGNHDGEPHDMVEILASGKILRRAEEAWNKS; translated from the exons ATGATTCGTCCCCTTACCTTCTTCTTATTCATCTACTTGTTTATCATTTCTTCACCagcaatttcttcttcagtttcaaTCACTTACAGTCCCAAAACTCTAGCTAAATCAGGTGATTTAGTTAACATCCAGTGGAATGGTGTAGAAACACCTAGTGAATTTGATTGGCTGGGGATATATTCACCACCAAATTCATCAAACAATAGTTACATCGGTTACGTTTACTTATCTTCTTGTAATAAGTGGAGAACTGGGTCTTGTTCGATCGATCTTCCACTGGTCAATCTCCGATCAAAATACGAGTTTCGGATCTTCAGATGGAGAGATGATGATGAGACCGGTAAAAAAAAAGTTGATCCTGATCACAACCCAGTACCAGGAACGAAGCATATGTTGGCGAAATCACAAGGAGCACTAGGTTTTGAGACTGGGAGAGGACCAGAGCAGATTCATTTGGCATTCACAGACCATGAAGATGAAATGAGGGTTATGTTCATAACTGGAGATGGAAAAGAGAATTATGTCAAATATGGAGGAGATGAAAATGCCATGAATAGGGTTGTCAATACATTTGTGAGCAGGTATGAGAGGGAAGATATGTGTGATGCTCCTGCTAATCATACTACTGGGTGGAGAGATCCTGGTTTCATTCATGATGGAGTCGTCAAAAACTTGAAATCACACAAAAGGTATTATTACAAG GTTGGAAGCGATGCAGGAGGTTGGAGTGAGACTCATAGCTTCATGTCACGTGCTAACAACTCAGATGAGACGTATGCAATTTTATTCGGCGACATGGGTACTGCAACCCCATATTCAACCTTCCACACTACACAAGATGAAAGTGTATCAACCATGAAATGGATTCTACGTGACATTGAAGCCCTAGGTGACAAGCCAATTTTTATTTCCCATATCGGAGACATTAGCTacgcaagaggctactcatgggTGTGGGACACATTCTTCACTCAAATTGAACCTGTTGCATCTAAGGTACCGTACCATGTGTGCATTGGGAACCATGAATATAATTGGCCGTTACAGCCTTGGAAGCCAGACTTGGCGAATATGTACGGTAAGGATGGTGGTGGTGAGAGTGGTGTCCCATACAGCCTTAAGTTTAACATGCCTGGGAATTCTTCATCACCAACTGGAACTCGAGCTCCTGCAACTCGGAACCTTTTCTACTCGTTTGACAGCGGGGTGGTGCATTTCGTGTATTTGTCAACTGAGACTAATTTTCTTCCAGGCAGTGATCAATATAACTTCATTAAGCATGACCTTGAGACAGTCAATCGAACGAAAACACCTTTCGTTGTTGTCCAAGGCCATAGACCAATGTATACAACCAGTGACGAGTATAGAGATGCCCCCTTGAGAAGCAGAATGCTTCAACACTACGAGCCTCTGTTTGTGAAGAACAAGGTGAGTCTAGCAGTGTGGGGTCATGTGCATAGGTACGAGAGGTTCTGCCCGCTGAAGAATTTCACCTGTGGGGAGGGAGATGAAGCTTTACCGGTGCACATTGTGATTGGGATGGGGGGACACGATTGGCAAACTTTATGGACACGAAGGCCTAGTCAAACAAAGTACCCAATCTTCCCACAACCTGAAAGATCATTGTTCCGTACTGGCGAATTTGGTTATACACGACTGTTTGCTACAAAGGAAAAATTAAGGCTTACCTTTATCGGGAACCATGACGGAGAGCCACATGATATGGTGGAAATTTTAGCTTCAGGCAAAATTTTGAGGAGAGCTGAGGAGGCTTGGAATAAGTCATAA